The Montipora foliosa isolate CH-2021 unplaced genomic scaffold, ASM3666993v2 scaffold_485, whole genome shotgun sequence DNA segment gagaaaaggacagaaaatgagcaataaaagcGAAGCTCTGCAAAAAAACACGCAATGTAGAAGAAACGTTTctcttgtcgcaaaacgaaacgataaagccttttggcaaatcacgagtaggaacaaatgctcttcaaataatgacaaaggattgacgcgttattggtacaatttgattttatatcacagataaaggaacaatttgttccgctcgtaattcggaactcggaacaattggttcctttttaacactaaaggaccattttgttccgtatttttattgaaaaaaaaaaaaaaaacgttcccatattatcaaaaggaacacatttttaggaacaatagttctcaaatcatccattacggtccaatttgttctgctcgggatttatgtaaagctacttagctacacggaaatgaaagaagtcgaaacaaggatgcaagctccgggaatcgaactcaggacctcttgcaccaaggcagcttactaaccgactgtgccatctttgcccctgatagaaaggaactcatttttaggaacaatatttctcgaatcatccattaaggtccaatctgttccgctcggaattcggaactcggaacaattggttcctttttaacactaaaggaccattttgttccgtatttttattgaaaaaaaaaaaaaacgttcccatattatcaaaaggaacacatttttaggaacaacagttctcaaatcatccattaaggtccaatttgttctgctcgggatttattaaagctacttagctacacggaaatgagagaagtcgaaacaaggatgcaagctccgggaatcgaactcaggacctcttacACCAAGGCAGCTTACTAACCTACTGTGCCATCTTTGTCCCTGATAGAAAAGaactcatttttaggaacaatatttctcgaatcatccattaaggtccaatttgttccgctcggaattcggaactcggaacaattggttccactttaacactaaaggaccattttgttccgtatttaaaaaaaaaaaaaaaaaaaaaacacgttcccatgttatcaaaaggaacacatttttaggaacaacagttctcaaatcatccattaaggtccaatgtGTGCTGCTCggaatttatttaaagaagaaatcgaaacaaggatgcgagatccgggaatcgaactcaggacctcttgcaccaaggcagcGTACTaaacgactgtgccatccttgctcctgttaaaaaggaacacattcttAGGAaaaatatttctcgaatcatccattaaggtccaatttgttccgctcgtaattcggaactcggaacaattcgttcctttttaacactaaaggaccattttgttccgtatttttatttaaaaaaaaaaacgttcccatattatcaaaaggaacacatttttaggaacaatagttctcaaatcatccatttaaggtccaatttgttccgctcgggattcggaactcggaacagtTGGTTCTCATGcgataaaagtaaagtaaagtaaagtaacgatatttaacgtcgataactcgtaacagtaatttagctgacaaacctgaggtcgacggtgagctcattttactcccccctctccatcactGCTCCgctttacgggtatttaaagctacttagctacacggaaaggaaagaagtcgaaacaaggatgcgagaaccggggaatcgaactcacgacctctttgcaccaaggccgcgtactaaccgactgtgccatcttggcccctgatagaaaggaactcatttttaggaacaatatttctcgaatcatccattaaggtccaatctgttccgctcggaattcggaactcgaaacaattggttcccatgttgtagataggaacacatttttttttggaactatacaccttttactgttcatttacgcatttcgaataaacgattgtatggaggtgcaattgattgtgcgtctccatgcaaattgattattttatgtctctaatacgccattgattgtcacactatgcaattgattttctattagtgttaatgattaaccattgcgcgagattgaaaggatatttgttatctttgattgtccaaaggtgcaatggttcatccgttgatgctattgaatgttaattcacatgcaaatagcgttattgaaagttcgttcgcgttattgaagttcatggaagtgctaatgaacgtagtttcgactgttgacgtaaatgaatgtatcttttgcgtaaatgaacagcaaaaggtgtagttcccagatcacccattaaggtccaatttgttccgcttgggattaggaattcggaacaattggttctctttttaacaataaaggaccattttgttccgtatctttataaaagcacgttcccattttatcaaaaggaacacatgtttgggaacaatagttcccaaatcacccattaaggaccaatttgttccgctcgggattcggaactcggaacaattggttccccttttagcaatgaaggaccattttgttcccaagtagtatgaaagcacgttccgaattcatcaaaaggaacacaaaaaagaggaacaatctgttctcgcttttcaagaggggaccgttccagaaccaaaaaaaggaacacctttgaaaaacaaaatgcgctcaaaacATCgctagttaaaaagaaagaagccaaaaagcgactaaaagatcactttgtggaacacaatcgaatgccgaaattttgctgacgaaatacaacactcaactcaaaaaaggaaacaaaattgaaatttgggaaatgttatagatCGTTTCCCGTACTTCCCGGTTCCTTTAGTGTTTTCGTTGCAGATAGGCACGTATTATGTGCCGAAAAATTATTAGACTGAAATCaatgctgataaaactcaagtcgaaccagggaagagccttgTCGCCGAGAAATCTGGAAAATCCGCGTTTACCGTGCATGCCGAAAAATGATTGAAATGACATCAATGGCAtcaaggaatgaccgctgataatactcaagccgaaccaggaaaaagccttgtgtccgggaaatccggaaaatccgccttttccgtgcctgccgaaaagttcttagaatgaaatcaaataataataataataataatcgtattaaaagagatttcttaaaacataaaactataaaagttagagataacaagttaaaccgacgtttcggagtagacatcactccattatcaaggtaaaaatgttctatgatgctaaaattacagtattaaaaacgattgacgctaagaattaacataataagcacgtgcgaaattggctgtaagaatactttagcacgaatggaatccgattgcacattgaggctaggcttaagtgttcgtataaataacatttcaaacactaagcaatcaaatttgtttttacattttttgagcacctcaaagcgtttaagcaggtcccgagggatcgacccgtgtgcgttcttatagtgtctggcaatagccgaggactgttgcttatgtccctttacacgattgtgtaaatgtccgcgtgtgtagcctacataaccttcatcacaaaggtcacattgaaatttatatacaacacactgctgatttatgatcggcggctttgcctctttcactttcagttcctgttcaatttttctgctggtaaatacaggctggatggttttgtttactttcaggctcaaatccttaagttgtttttttacaaattctgctgagttttggtctttaaatggcaagactactcgaaccatgttatccgtctcttgggctgttgataaaggtcgcggttggtcgcagacctttgagtcaacaaagcgtttgatagtggaatttacgagttgtttcgggtactttaggcgtgagaaaactgacttcaaacggtcacattcgtctgagaagtgtgaccaagaagaagataaacggtgtgctcgatcgagcatagttctcagcaagccattcttgtaccgattgtcaacattgctctgaaaatgcagaaggagACCTGAATTCGTGGGTTCTCCCCTTGGCCCCTTGCTCGCTAATGTTTTCATGACCTCAATCGAAGAAAACCTCGAACGACAAGGAAAACTCCCTTCGTTCTATCGAAGATATGTAGACGACACCCTGACCATCATGCCGAATATGGCGGCAGCATCTAGCTTTCTAGACACATTAAACCTTGCCCATTCATCCGTAAAATTCACCATGGAAACTGAAAGCAATGGTATGTTGCCATTTCTGGGAACTCAGTTACTGAATCGATCTCCCCGGATAGAGACAAAGGTCTACGTAAAACCCACGAATTCAGGTctccttctgcattttcagagcaatgttgacaatcggtacaagaatggcttgctgagaactatgctcgatcgagcacaccgtttatcttcttcttggtcacacttctcagacgaatgtgaccgtttgaagtcagttttctcacgcctaaagtacccgaaacaactcgtaaattccactatcaaacgctttgttgactcaaaggtctgcgaccaaccgcgacctttatcaacagcccaagagacggataacatggttcgagtagtcttgccatttaaagaccaaaactcagcagaatttgtaaaaaaacaacttaaggatttgagcctgaaagtaaacaaaaccatccagcctgtatttaccagcagaaaaattgaacaggaactgaaagtgaaagaggcaaagccgccgatcataaatcagcagtgtgttgtatataaatttcaatgtgacctttgtgatgaaggttatgtaggctacacacgcggacatttacacaatcgtgtaaagggacataagcaacagtcctcggctattgccagacactataagaacgcacacgggtcgatccctcgggacctgcttaaacgctttgaggtgctcaaaaaatgtaaaaacaaatttgattgcttagtgtttgaaatgttatttataagaacacttaagcctagcctcaatgtgcaatcggattccattcgtgctaaagtattcttatagccaatttcgcacgtgcttattatgttaattcttagcgtcaatcgtttttaatactgtaattttagcatcatagaacatttttaccttgataatggagtgatgtctactccgaaacgtcggtttaacttgttatctctaacttttatagttttatgttttaaataataataataataataataataataataataataataataataataataataataataataataataattataatgaatgaaatcaaagccattaaggaatgaccgatgataaaactcaagccgaaccagggaagaagcttgtgtccgggaaatccggaaaatccgtgttctccgtgcatgccgaaaagttcttagaatgaaatcaaataataataataataataataataataataatataataataataataataataaagtcaaagacattaaggaatgaccgctgataaaactcaagccgaaccaggaaagaagcttgtgtccgggaaatccggaaaatccgtgttctccgtgcatgccgaaaagttcttggaatgaaatcaaataataataataataataataataataataataataataataataataataataataaagtcaaaggcattaaggaatgaccgctgataaaactcaagccgaaccagggaagaagcttgtgtccgggaaatccggaaaatccgtcttttccgtgcatgccgaaaagttcttggaatgaaatcaaataataataataataataataataataataataataataataataataataataataaaagaaatcaaaggcattaaggaatgaccgctgataaaactcaagccgaaccagggaagaagcttgtgtccgggaaatccggaaaatccgtcttttccgtgcatgccgaaaagttcttggaatgaaatcaaataataataataataataataataataataataataataataataacaaatgaaatcaaaggcattaaggaatgaccgctgataaaactcaagccgaaccagagAAGAAGCTtatgtccgggaaatccggaaaatccgtcttttccgtgcatgccaaaAAAGTGATTGCACTGAAATCAATGGAATTAAGAATTCactgctgataaaactcaagtcgaaccagggaagagccttctcaccgggaaatccggaaaatccgccttttccgtgcatgccgaaaagttaTTCACACCACAGGTAAACAATTTTGGTGATtacggaaaatacggattttacggatttcccggagatatgaatatttaatgattaaacTTGCAGTAACGATTGACTCCTGTCTGTGACAAACTTTTACTTGACcacggaaaatacggatttcacggatttcccggagatatgaatatttaatgattaaacttgcagtaacgactgactgctgtctgtcacaaacttttacttgaccacggaaaagacggatttcacggatttcccggagatatgaatatttaatgttaTTCCATGTTAATATATTCTAATATAATATattacttctctttttttctgtaagtatctatatatatatatatatatatatatatatatatatatatatatatatagatacttacagaaaaaaagagaagtaatatattatattagaatacattaaatattcatatctccgggaaatccgtgaaatccgtcttttccgtggtcaagtaaaagtttgtcacagacagcagtcagtcgttactgcaagtttcaccattaaatattcatatctccgggaaatccgtgaaatccgtattttccgtggtcaagtaaaagtttgtcacagacagcagtcagtcgttactgcaagtttaatcattaaatattcatatctccgggaaatccgtaaaatccgtattttccgtaATCACCAAAATTGTTTACCTGTGGTGTGAATAACTTtttggcatgcacggaaaagacggattttccggatttcccggtgAGAAGGCTCTTCTCTGGTTCAGCTTGAGTTCTGTCAACGGTCTTTCCTTAATAACATTGATTTCAGTCCAATAACTTtttggcatgcacggaaaaggaggattttccggatttcccgggcacaaggctcttccctggttcggcttgagttttatcagcggtcattccttaatgccttt contains these protein-coding regions:
- the LOC137990005 gene encoding uncharacterized protein, with protein sequence MTSIEENLERQGKLPSFYRRYVDDTLTIMPNMAAASSFLDTLNLAHSSVKFTMETESNGMLPFLGTQLLNRSPRIETKVYVKPTNSGLLLHFQSNVDNRYKNGLLRTMLDRAHRLSSSWSHFSDECDRLKSVFSRLKYPKQLVNSTIKRFVDSKVCDQPRPLSTAQETDNMVRVVLPFKDQNSAEFVKKQLKDLSLKVNKTIQPVFTSRKIEQELKVKEAKPPIINQQCVVYKFQCDLCDEGYVGYTRGHLHNRVKGHKQQSSAIARHYKNAHGSIPRDLLKRFEVLKKCKNKFDCLVFEMLFIRTLKPSLNVQSDSIRAKVFL